The genomic DNA GCGTCTGCTGTTTGTCGTGCAGTCCGTTAGGAGAGCAGCTGCTGGAGTAAACACTGCTGAGTGTCTCTGTCAGCCTGTGTAGGCGCTCCTCTACTGACAGCAGGAAACAGAGTCCACGTTCAGGGTCACGACCACCAACAACAGAAATGCCCCTCGTCTCATTAGATAAAGGAATACTCCACTGTTTTTGGTCTGATGTGTGACTCAAGTCTTTGCTTTCTTTAGTTTGATGACAGAGTCACTCTGCTAATCAATCCTCCATTAAACCTCCTTAATTGGCCAATCAAAGTTTAGCAAGTGATGTTCAACAAAAGTGTAGAAGAAGAGTTTGGAGGGTGGAGACGTATCCTGGTAACAGCGAGTAGAAGTCTTTAGTAACATGCTCAAAATGAATTCAACTAAACTACTGGATTAATTTTAGTTTCATGTAAAATAAAGATTTCCGtctgtgtaactgtgtgtttacagccGTCCATCACAGCCTCCCTGAGCCTGTCCATCACACTGTCCTGAGTGGATCTCACCGTCTGTTGCACATTTTAGTTTGAGACTGGGCTAAAAGGTTAGCATGTTCAGCTAACTAGCTTCCTATCTGCAAATGCAACCTGATGTTACTTCTAAAGCCAAGCATTAGCCTAGCTTTAGCTAACTCGCGTGATCAACGGTCTGTGAGCCAGTCCTCATATCTGATGCTAAAGTTAGCAGCTCTGAGCTTCTCTTGAACACATTTACACTCCACCTGAACCTGCTTTTGGGCCATTTCCTTCTGGTTCTGCCGGGGTTCAGGTGTTGGGAATtgataagacatttttttcGAGTCATCTGTCTGTTTGCATGTCGTCATGTGTGTTTGGGAACCCAACGTGCTGCGTCAGGTCAGCGAGTCAGTGGTCCATAACTgataaaaaaatgcaattagATTGATTCAGGATTGGGTCTGATTCTTAAATGAGTACCAGTCAGGTTCAGGCACTGGTCGGGTCAGCTACATCTCAGTGTTTGCAATAATTCCAAATAATGTACTTTATCTGTCAGAGGACTATAAGTACACGTTTCTTCAGGCTTGGTTTCACAACAGAAATCTGTGGAATATTCCTTTATTATAATGTTAGAGCGATAAAAGTATTTTGGGGCCACAAACAAGATCCAGTTCAGGGCCACGAGGGGCCCGAGGCCCCgctataaataaagtttcattATGAGTCTCATCGTTTTGTTCCTCTGGGCTTCAGtgttcagacacacagaggaggaggcaccactgaagaagaagacgtgTCCTCCATGAtgcagagctggagaaagatGTGGGGGAGTCGAGTCCCCGTCCTGCCTCCTCTACAGACAGTCCGCCTCTCGCTCTACATGACGCTGCACTTCCCCTTCAGCTTGTCGGCTCGTTTCTGTTTCCCTGAACGCTTCCCGTCGATGCTCAGGCTCATGtccctcttcttctccaggGACAGCAGCTCCTGGAACAGTTCCTTCACGTTGGTGTTGGTCTTGGCCGACGTCTCCATGAAGGCACACTTCCAGGCACCGGCCTGAGCCTCGCCCTCCTTCGTCTCCACCTCACGCTGGGCCGTCTCATCGCTTTTGTTGCCCACGAGCATGATGGGAATGGACTCTACGGTGCCTTTGATGGCCAGAACCTGCAGGGAGACGGGATCAAGTCAGTCTGTGGAGGCCACAACAAGTTATCTCTTCTCGAGAACATTCATGATTCATTCCCACTTTCCTCATTAAAAATCCTGTTCATTTAAAATGATTCCAGTAAGAAGTTtagagactgttttttttttatttactggaGCTTAAATGTGATAAATCTCCACCTCAGGAAAACCAGCTGAGTGCATATCAAACATCAGAAACTCCTCGACTGTAAGGTAAAGACGCTGACCTGTTGGTAAATGGGTTTGAGCTCCTCCAGTGACTGTCGGCTGGTGATGGAGTAGACCAGGATGAAGGCGTGGCCCTTGGAGATGGAGAGTCGCTGCATGGCGGGAAACTGGTGACTTCCTGTTGTGTCGGTGATCTGCAGCGTGCACACGCTCTTATCACAGCTGATCACCTGCAGAGACGCCACAGAGACGACAGGCACTGATCAATAATTCAACAGATCAGTTATCAGAAGAGAAGGTGTTGGAGGAGCAGAaatgtgtctcacctgtctgtagGTGTCCTCCACTGTGGGGATGTAGGTGTCTCTGAAGGTGCCTTTAACAAACCGAAGCACCAGCGAGCTCTTCCCCACCCCTCCGGCTCCAAACACCACCACCCGGTAGTCGTTACTCTGCTCTGGCATTCTGGGAGTTGGAGTCCGCCGGTTGCTCTGGAAAACTGACCTGACCTGTACGCTGAGGAAGAAAAGACGGAGCGAAAAAGTTGTTTGATTAGAAATGAAGAAGTAATTAGACGTGATGAtataaaaacaaagcaggaTTTTCATTTAGATTCTTATTTTGACTGGAAGCTCAACACAGTGGAGTCCTGCTGATTCTCAGCTGTCTCGTCAAAAAAGCCCAGCAGAGGATGTACCTCCAGGACCTGCACACCACCAGGACCTGCACGCCTCCAGGACCTGCACACCTCCAGGACCTGCACACCTCCAGGACCTGCACACCACCAGGACCTGCACACCTGCAGGACCTGCGCACCTCCAGGACCTGCACACCTCCAGGACCTGCACACCATCAGGACCTGCACACCATCAGGACCTGCACACCTCCAGGACCTGCACACCATCAGGACCTGCACACCTCCAAGACCTGCACACCATCAGGACCTGCACACCTCCAGGACCTGCACACCATCAGGACCTGCACACCTCCAGGACCTGCACACCACCAGGACCTGCACACCACCAGGACCTGCGCACCTGCAGGACCTGCGCACCTCCAGGACCTGCGCACCTCCAGGACCTGCACACCACCAGGACCTGCACACCTGCAGGACCTGCACGCCTCCAGGACCTGCACACCATCAGGACCTGCACACCTCCAGGACCTGCACACCTCCAGGACCTGCACACCATCAGGACCTGCACACCTCCAGGACCTGCACACCTCCAAGACCTGCACACCATCAGGACCTGCACACCTCCAGGACCTGCACACCATCAGGACCTGCACACCTCCAGGACCTGCACACCATCAGGACCTGCACACCTCCAGGACCTGCACACCTCCAGGACCTGCACACCATCAGGACCTGCACACCTCCAGGACCTGCACGCCTCCAGGACCTGCACGCCTCCAGGACCTGCACACCTCCAGGACCTGCACACCATCAGGACCTGCACACCTCCAGGACCTGCACACCATCAGGACCTGCACACCTCCAGGACCTGCACACCATCAGGACCTGCACACCTCCAGGACCTGCACGCCTCCAGGACCTGCACGCCTCCAGGACCTGCACACCATCAGGACCTGCACGCCTCCAGGACCTGCACGCCTCCAGGACCTGCACACCATCAGGACCTGCACACCTCCAGGACCTGCACACCTCCAGGACCTGCACACCATCAGGACCTGCACACCTCCAGGACCTGCACACCATCAGGACCTGCACACCTCCAGGACCTGCACACCATGAGGACCTGCACACCTCCAGGACCTGCACACCTGCAGGACCTGCGCACCTCCAGGACCTGCACACCTCCAGGACCTGCACACCTCCAGGATATCTCTACTATGACCTGGCCCACTCTGGTGTCTTCACCTCCTTAAAAATTGGTCACActctatttatgttttaatatttttattatgcTTTCAgtattgtttatgttgtttgatGTTTCGCACCTACAGAACACAGAAAATCTGTCGTGTGTGTAAACTCACTTGGCAGAACTGATTCTATGTGTTGAAATCAACATCTGAGACGTGAATATCTGTCGAGGTCAAAGGTTAAACTGAGTTCAGACGGAGCGCGGCGAGAACAAACCGTCTGGATCTAATTAGTGTCATCAAGTACCTGGTGAATAACAACCTGGAGGAGAGTCCTTCAGCTGCAACCTGCTGCAGCATCTCCATCACAATGAGCCTGTAATGactgagagagtgtgtgtgtgtgtgtgtgtgtgtgtgtgtgtgtgtgtgtgtgtgtgtgtgtgttaatcatCCCAGCAACCGTCGGTTCTGA from Sparus aurata chromosome 11, fSpaAur1.1, whole genome shotgun sequence includes the following:
- the diras1a gene encoding GTP-binding protein Di-Ras1a → MPEQSNDYRVVVFGAGGVGKSSLVLRFVKGTFRDTYIPTVEDTYRQVISCDKSVCTLQITDTTGSHQFPAMQRLSISKGHAFILVYSITSRQSLEELKPIYQQVLAIKGTVESIPIMLVGNKSDETAQREVETKEGEAQAGAWKCAFMETSAKTNTNVKELFQELLSLEKKRDMSLSIDGKRSGKQKRADKLKGKCSVM